One Bartonella kosoyi DNA segment encodes these proteins:
- the ndk gene encoding nucleoside-diphosphate kinase gives MALERTFSMIKPDATRRNLTGAITKMLEDAGLRVIASKRVWMSKREAENFYAVHKERPFFSELVEFMSSGPTILQVLEGENAIAKNREVMGATNPSDAEEGTIRKVHALSIGENSVHGSDSAETAKTEIAFWFSEREIVG, from the coding sequence ATGGCTTTAGAGCGTACTTTTTCGATGATTAAACCAGATGCAACACGTCGTAATTTGACAGGCGCAATTACCAAAATGCTTGAGGATGCGGGCTTACGTGTTATTGCCTCTAAACGTGTGTGGATGAGCAAGCGTGAGGCTGAAAATTTTTATGCTGTTCATAAAGAACGCCCTTTTTTTAGCGAATTGGTTGAATTTATGTCTTCTGGTCCAACAATTTTACAGGTTTTGGAAGGAGAAAATGCAATAGCTAAAAACCGTGAAGTGATGGGTGCTACAAATCCTAGTGATGCAGAAGAAGGGACAATTCGTAAGGTTCATGCTTTGTCGATTGGTGAAAATTCTGTCCATGGATCTGATAGTGCGGAAACGGCAAAGACAGAAATTGCTTTTTGGTTTTCTGAGAGAGAAATTGTTGGTTAA
- the bafA gene encoding BafA family autotransporter, whose amino-acid sequence MRYKYKLSFSVLMISSCLVQSASAVDSGNRGLTRTTHVGNGEEERKKLEMIARIFKNNMTIKYGEVELVDNGSISVASSIKKGGMQIVTRGGTTMGAKILGGQQFVHEEPNIDFALVLRRSSAYNSTVTGGDGAIGQQNVYDGGGAWYAKVGKDGEQNLYAGQRKEGGRATATEVSDNGKQHVLALGESVKTTLKNQAIQVVYPRGLVNTLTITDYAKSWLHVGAKDVTGEVRVNGHGELYLFAGDRTNHTAKKNIPLEGKPDEIIFEVGERNIQHKPQIKIEDLGGNGGTVIFDSIPYDPRHISLYVQKLSGDLHFRFNINATGDHNSDYLLIDNGSGNHKVSVTDSGREITDALSQRNSLVGGINLITDRSQGEGANFTLADLSGRGITAVDGGTYQYRLEKRTRCANSSGHSKIWYLIRATENSERSSAEVQCANKKAKDPVVLSPDVGTQSDQGASSKRKDISPQRLTKTQQSKPRPPRHLSEAQNGSSISVSSSQENQTRVVSPPSVSHPLSGDKQQMAVSASSQVLADQMTLRPSNQKQPSPQLSETLSGSQFLTTPSTDAVLSMSVAPAMMFHNEMQSVRSGRGILDHSKKSTALWSYAIKAKESIATEHIDFKLDQTGIVLGINGLSEWENGEFYIGGFGSYDRVRVAHARGGTSGINSYGIGAYVTYLDHSGWYLDALLKYNHYQNTLKAVSTNGLGIEGTYTQWAVGTSFEAGYRLQTSKSSWLQPYGQFTWLQVEGKEIKLSNDMRGDIRPFTSLRSEVGLSLGYEFGSGMASSSQAYITAAWMREHKDENQTVINERHAFTSDLSGNAGKLGIGLSSFVSEKLKLYGEAHYVKGRKTKQSLQGIIGVRYHF is encoded by the coding sequence ATGAGGTATAAATACAAATTAAGTTTTTCAGTATTGATGATAAGTAGTTGTCTTGTGCAATCTGCAAGTGCAGTAGACAGTGGGAATAGAGGGCTAACAAGAACAACCCATGTGGGAAATGGAGAAGAGGAACGAAAAAAATTAGAAATGATTGCACGTATTTTCAAAAATAATATGACGATTAAATATGGGGAAGTAGAGCTTGTTGATAATGGAAGTATTTCGGTGGCGTCCTCTATTAAAAAAGGAGGGATGCAAATAGTTACACGCGGAGGAACTACAATGGGGGCCAAAATTTTGGGTGGTCAGCAGTTTGTTCATGAAGAGCCAAATATTGATTTTGCACTCGTGTTGAGACGAAGTAGTGCGTATAATTCCACAGTTACGGGTGGAGATGGAGCGATAGGACAGCAGAATGTGTATGATGGGGGAGGTGCTTGGTATGCGAAAGTGGGGAAGGATGGAGAACAAAATCTTTATGCGGGGCAAAGAAAGGAAGGGGGGAGAGCAACGGCTACAGAAGTCTCTGATAATGGTAAGCAGCACGTTTTAGCGCTAGGAGAATCTGTGAAAACTACTTTGAAGAATCAGGCTATTCAAGTTGTCTATCCTAGAGGGCTGGTGAATACTTTAACAATTACGGATTATGCCAAATCGTGGCTACATGTTGGCGCAAAAGATGTCACTGGAGAAGTAAGGGTCAATGGTCATGGGGAACTTTATTTATTTGCTGGTGATAGGACAAATCATACGGCTAAGAAAAATATTCCTCTAGAAGGAAAACCTGATGAAATAATATTTGAGGTTGGTGAACGGAATATCCAACATAAACCACAGATAAAAATTGAAGATTTAGGGGGGAATGGAGGGACTGTTATTTTTGATTCTATTCCGTATGATCCACGTCATATTTCACTTTATGTTCAAAAGCTTTCGGGTGATTTACATTTTCGTTTTAATATCAATGCTACGGGAGATCATAATAGCGATTATTTGTTGATCGATAATGGCTCAGGTAATCACAAAGTAAGTGTTACAGATTCGGGGCGAGAGATTACAGACGCTCTCTCACAAAGGAATAGTTTAGTTGGCGGAATCAATTTGATTACCGATAGAAGCCAAGGTGAAGGAGCTAACTTTACTCTGGCAGATCTTTCGGGGAGGGGTATTACAGCTGTTGATGGTGGAACCTATCAGTATCGCTTAGAGAAGAGAACTAGATGTGCTAATTCTAGTGGTCATTCTAAAATTTGGTATTTAATTAGAGCCACTGAAAATTCAGAACGTTCTAGTGCTGAAGTACAATGTGCAAACAAGAAAGCTAAGGATCCTGTTGTATTATCTCCTGATGTGGGGACACAGTCTGATCAAGGCGCTTCTTCCAAGAGAAAAGATATCAGTCCTCAAAGGCTTACTAAAACACAGCAATCTAAGCCACGACCTCCACGTCATTTAAGCGAAGCGCAAAATGGTTCGAGTATTTCAGTATCTTCTTCTCAAGAAAATCAGACTCGTGTCGTGTCGCCGCCATCAGTTTCACATCCTCTTTCTGGTGATAAACAACAGATGGCTGTTTCAGCTTCTTCTCAAGTTTTAGCCGATCAGATGACTTTGCGTCCAAGCAATCAGAAGCAACCTTCTCCACAATTGAGTGAGACACTTTCAGGTTCTCAGTTTTTAACCACGCCTTCTACAGATGCAGTTTTGTCTATGTCTGTAGCGCCAGCGATGATGTTTCACAATGAAATGCAAAGTGTGCGTTCGGGAAGAGGAATTCTAGATCACAGTAAAAAGAGTACGGCTTTATGGAGCTATGCGATTAAAGCAAAAGAAAGCATAGCGACAGAGCATATAGATTTTAAGCTCGATCAGACAGGGATCGTTTTAGGGATCAATGGCTTAAGCGAGTGGGAAAATGGAGAATTTTATATAGGTGGTTTTGGCAGTTATGATCGTGTCCGTGTTGCGCATGCACGGGGGGGCACCAGTGGTATCAATAGTTATGGCATTGGGGCTTATGTCACTTATTTAGATCATAGTGGATGGTATCTGGATGCTCTTTTAAAATATAACCATTATCAAAATACCCTAAAGGCTGTTTCCACGAATGGTTTAGGGATTGAAGGAACTTATACGCAATGGGCTGTGGGAACTTCTTTTGAAGCCGGTTATCGACTTCAGACGTCTAAGAGTAGTTGGTTGCAGCCTTATGGGCAATTTACTTGGTTGCAAGTTGAGGGAAAAGAAATCAAGTTATCGAATGACATGAGAGGTGATATACGTCCCTTCACTTCATTGCGCAGTGAGGTTGGTCTGTCTTTAGGGTATGAATTTGGCTCTGGCATGGCTTCTTCCTCACAGGCATATATTACCGCAGCATGGATGCGTGAGCATAAAGATGAGAATCAAACGGTGATTAATGAACGCCATGCATTTACGAGCGATTTATCGGGTAATGCGGGTAAATTAGGGATAGGTTTGAGCAGTTTTGTGAGTGAGAAGTTAAAGTTATATGGAGAGGCTCATTATGTTAAAGGGCGTAAAACAAAACAGTCTCTTCAGGGAATTATAGGAGTACGCTATCATTTCTAA
- the bafA gene encoding BafA family autotransporter — protein sequence MQRKLKLSFWMLMASSFFVKVASADGVSTLKEKRLTPVGISEQLEETRKLLSKVRSLKEKTGGAKMIMYEKTIEERKLPEEERKKLENLFFKVLTNSIISNGAAIYIINRDSEGSGETVNSFSYEDAGYSINNTVQEGGKLYIDAASVSRDTTIEHGGIEFVQNLSTSEYATVKKGGQQIVESGANAEGTKIHGGEQIIWGKGILGDGLDLEDKASSAYGTEIQAADGMPGIQSVYSGGMAVDTRVMKGGVQNLDGQENFNNSFSEDADTADTEDDDFTINEGSFALSTELFKNGAQNILAGGNASEVTLYDHATQKIYNSGYADNLTINHQARSWVFAGAILDKDTNVYDFGSLYLYAGNGEAITEVENLNLNGEDTKLYIIVSEDISSEDNGKKPQVNIQNLKGNGRVIFTSLGAHKHYSELNIEDLSGSFHFDFNVNFAKRLSDYLIIKERSSGSHTISVMDSGREITNSSHKKLKLISDHSGDARFTLTNTFGEKIETIDAGTYRYRLKHRKDKGTGKIWYLDANYALDETNALFSDFSLQSSTSSLPDELTELTIEKGMIVTIADPSFDMSSTKVKSNGETSISNTVKDGGKLSVYSGGFSLYTTIQRGGIELIKIQGLSQDSAVHKGGQQRIEEGGKAEGAKIYSGEQLVSGKSNIQGEMVRSSAYDTVISGENGVRGYQNVYDDGEVFHTKIMEGGVQNLYVEGDLNDYSSFAFNTEVFSGGEQHVLAGGMAFGVTLQGNAFQKIDLGGYVKDLIIKDQAQSWLHLGATLEGSTMIHDSGRIYLYAGPDQSRTEVEKIVLNGKGTRLYAIASKMDGESSLIENLSGDGRVIFTSTVLNPHYSKLEVGNLSGNLHFRLNTNFEEQRGDYLLIKKGEGHHTISVIDSGIEIANSSLQNQNLALELDLIHEQSGNAHFTLTDFSGEKTSMIDGGAYLYDLKTKDHNGGKIWYLAPLETTSTSVIPSPHAESPIDKLPETEENMTPSQDVNINFDPYSNVINFSIREGGGILQNFLLDDDRVVYISDDREQGALKQSINVTVEGSGRLYVESGGFVKNTTIENGGSEIIGEQGISDSTIIYEGGQQKVEGGGTALQTTIYGGDQLIWGDGYVNGGIVGSSAYDTIIYSQGDTLGQQNVYDDGMAVRTKVMSGGIQTLAKWFPDDDNFAEKAGGLAINTEVFADGVQRVFAGGEANTVILRTGGAQEVHAGGIVKNLTIEEGANSWVFAGAMLEGKIKIHDLGQLHLYAGNDHFYTEKNHQTTVNDINLEGENAKLYSISNGYGNTETYIKKLSGVGDIIFTSTQSDLHYSQLYVDDLSGSLHFNFNVSLAEGEGDYLFIKNGYGSHTISVVDSGIEIVDPSSTELDLILDQSGGASFTLQSFSGAKIGMVDGGTYTYGLKHKNIENEEGKVWYLSAVYMDRAPRGPRRISRSARHLSQNQPVSSLSTLTNTQEHAIKLPRQRENRRNSNSKSSTSVSSIVSNLGSQMIKGAVPTVSHPLSGDKQQMAVSASSQVLADQMTLRPSNQKQPSPQLSETLSGSQFLTTPSTDAVLSMSVAPAMMFHNEMQSVRSGRGILDHSKKNTALWSYAIKAKESIATEHIDFKLDQTGIVLGINGLSEWENGEFYIGGFGSYDRVRVAHARGGTSGINSYGIGAYVTYLDHSGWYLDALLKYNHYQNTLKAVSTNGLGIEGTYTQWAVGTSFEAGYRLQTSKSSWLQPYGQFTWLQVEGKEIKLSNDMRGDIRPFTSLRSEVGLSLGYEFGSGMASSSQAYITAAWMREHKDENQTVINERHAFTSDLSGNAGKLGIGLSSFVSEKLKLYGEAHYVKGRKTKQSLQGIIGVRYHF from the coding sequence ATGCAACGTAAATTGAAATTAAGTTTTTGGATGCTAATGGCCAGTAGTTTTTTTGTAAAGGTTGCGAGTGCAGATGGAGTATCCACACTAAAAGAAAAGCGATTAACACCTGTAGGGATCAGTGAACAGCTAGAAGAGACACGAAAATTATTATCAAAAGTGAGGAGCTTAAAAGAAAAAACGGGGGGAGCAAAAATGATAATGTATGAAAAGACAATAGAAGAAAGAAAGCTTCCAGAAGAGGAAAGGAAGAAATTAGAAAATCTGTTCTTTAAAGTCCTTACAAATTCAATAATAAGCAATGGTGCTGCTATCTATATTATTAACCGTGATTCTGAAGGTTCTGGTGAAACAGTAAATAGCTTTAGCTATGAGGATGCAGGCTATTCCATCAATAATACGGTTCAGGAGGGTGGAAAACTTTACATTGATGCAGCAAGTGTTAGTCGGGATACAACAATTGAGCATGGGGGGATTGAGTTTGTCCAAAATCTAAGTACTTCAGAATATGCCACGGTTAAAAAAGGGGGGCAACAAATTGTTGAAAGTGGTGCAAATGCTGAAGGGACTAAAATCCATGGAGGTGAGCAGATTATTTGGGGTAAGGGAATTCTTGGAGATGGTTTGGATCTTGAAGATAAGGCAAGTAGTGCTTATGGCACTGAAATTCAGGCTGCCGATGGAATGCCAGGAATACAAAGTGTCTATAGTGGGGGGATGGCTGTTGATACAAGGGTTATGAAAGGAGGCGTTCAGAATCTTGATGGTCAAGAGAATTTTAATAACAGCTTCTCAGAAGATGCTGATACAGCCGATACAGAAGATGACGATTTTACAATCAATGAGGGGTCTTTTGCACTGAGTACTGAACTTTTTAAAAATGGGGCGCAGAATATCTTAGCAGGAGGGAATGCGAGTGAAGTTACTTTATATGATCATGCTACTCAAAAGATATATAATTCTGGATACGCGGATAATCTAACAATTAATCATCAAGCAAGGTCATGGGTTTTCGCCGGTGCAATATTAGATAAGGACACAAATGTTTATGATTTTGGCAGCCTCTATCTTTATGCTGGGAATGGTGAAGCTATTACGGAAGTAGAAAATCTTAATTTAAATGGAGAAGATACCAAGCTATATATTATTGTTTCTGAAGATATTTCTTCCGAAGATAACGGCAAAAAACCTCAGGTTAATATCCAGAATTTAAAAGGAAATGGGAGAGTTATTTTTACGTCTTTAGGGGCTCATAAGCATTACTCTGAGCTTAATATTGAGGATCTTTCAGGTTCTTTCCATTTCGATTTTAATGTCAACTTTGCCAAGCGTCTTAGTGATTATCTTATCATTAAAGAAAGGAGCTCTGGTTCTCATACCATAAGTGTGATGGATTCTGGGCGTGAAATTACAAATTCTTCTCACAAAAAGCTTAAATTAATTTCTGATCATAGTGGAGATGCGCGTTTTACTCTGACAAATACTTTTGGTGAAAAAATCGAAACGATTGATGCTGGAACCTATCGGTATCGTTTGAAGCATAGAAAAGATAAAGGCACCGGTAAAATTTGGTATTTAGATGCGAATTATGCTCTTGATGAGACAAATGCTTTATTTTCTGATTTTAGCTTGCAGTCATCTACTTCTTCATTACCGGATGAACTTACAGAATTGACTATTGAAAAGGGAATGATTGTCACGATTGCTGATCCTAGCTTTGACATGAGCAGCACAAAAGTTAAGAGTAATGGAGAAACTTCAATTAGTAATACAGTTAAAGATGGTGGAAAGCTCTCTGTTTATAGCGGTGGTTTTAGCTTGTATACGACAATTCAAAGAGGCGGGATTGAGCTTATTAAAATACAGGGGCTTTCTCAGGATAGTGCTGTTCATAAAGGTGGACAACAAAGGATTGAAGAGGGGGGAAAAGCTGAAGGGGCTAAAATTTATAGTGGTGAGCAGTTGGTTTCAGGAAAATCTAATATCCAAGGGGAGATGGTAAGGAGCAGCGCCTATGACACCGTCATTTCTGGTGAAAATGGGGTGCGAGGATATCAGAATGTGTATGATGATGGAGAGGTTTTTCATACAAAGATTATGGAAGGAGGGGTACAAAATCTTTATGTAGAAGGGGATCTAAACGATTATAGTAGTTTTGCATTTAATACAGAGGTCTTTTCTGGTGGAGAGCAACACGTTTTAGCGGGGGGAATGGCTTTTGGTGTTACTTTACAAGGGAATGCTTTTCAGAAAATAGATTTAGGGGGGTATGTAAAAGATTTAATCATTAAGGATCAAGCACAATCGTGGTTACATCTTGGTGCAACATTAGAAGGAAGCACCATGATTCATGATTCTGGACGAATTTATCTGTATGCTGGCCCTGATCAATCTCGTACTGAAGTCGAAAAAATTGTTTTAAATGGCAAAGGTACAAGATTGTATGCTATTGCTTCTAAGATGGATGGCGAAAGTTCTTTGATTGAGAACTTAAGTGGTGATGGTCGTGTTATTTTTACTTCTACCGTATTGAATCCACATTACTCTAAACTTGAGGTCGGGAATCTTTCAGGGAACTTACATTTTAGATTGAATACCAATTTTGAGGAGCAGCGCGGTGATTATCTCCTTATCAAAAAGGGGGAAGGACATCACACCATAAGCGTGATTGATTCTGGTATTGAAATTGCCAATTCTTCTCTACAAAATCAGAACTTAGCTTTAGAGCTTGATTTAATTCATGAACAAAGCGGAAATGCGCATTTTACTCTGACAGATTTTTCTGGTGAAAAGACAAGTATGATTGATGGTGGAGCCTACCTGTATGATCTAAAGACGAAAGATCATAACGGTGGAAAGATTTGGTATTTGGCACCGTTGGAAACAACTTCTACTTCTGTAATCCCCTCACCTCATGCCGAATCGCCTATAGATAAGCTTCCTGAAACAGAAGAAAATATGACACCATCGCAAGATGTTAATATTAATTTTGATCCATATTCTAATGTCATTAATTTCAGTATTCGTGAGGGAGGAGGAATTCTACAAAACTTTTTGCTTGATGATGACAGGGTAGTTTATATCTCTGATGATAGAGAGCAAGGTGCTCTTAAGCAATCCATTAACGTTACAGTTGAGGGATCTGGAAGACTTTATGTTGAATCTGGTGGTTTTGTTAAGAATACAACAATTGAAAATGGTGGTTCTGAGATTATAGGGGAACAGGGAATTTCGGATTCTACGATTATTTACGAGGGCGGGCAACAAAAGGTAGAAGGAGGAGGAACAGCATTGCAGACTACAATCTACGGTGGTGATCAGCTGATTTGGGGAGATGGATACGTGAATGGTGGGATTGTTGGAAGCAGTGCTTATGATACGATAATTTATAGTCAGGGGGATACACTCGGACAGCAGAATGTGTATGATGATGGAATGGCTGTCAGAACAAAAGTGATGAGTGGAGGAATACAAACTCTTGCTAAATGGTTTCCTGATGATGATAACTTTGCAGAAAAAGCCGGTGGTTTAGCCATAAATACTGAGGTTTTTGCGGATGGTGTACAGAGGGTATTCGCAGGGGGTGAAGCAAATACAGTAATTTTACGCACTGGTGGTGCTCAAGAAGTTCACGCTGGGGGCATTGTAAAAAATCTAACAATTGAAGAGGGAGCCAATTCATGGGTCTTTGCTGGTGCAATGTTAGAAGGAAAAATAAAAATTCATGATTTGGGGCAACTCCATCTTTATGCTGGAAATGATCATTTTTATACTGAAAAAAATCATCAGACGACAGTCAACGATATCAATTTAGAGGGAGAGAATGCTAAATTATATTCTATTTCTAATGGATATGGAAACACAGAAACGTATATTAAAAAGCTGAGTGGTGTAGGAGATATTATTTTTACTTCTACACAATCCGATTTACATTACTCTCAGCTTTATGTTGATGACCTTTCTGGGAGTCTTCATTTCAATTTTAATGTCAGTCTTGCAGAAGGAGAAGGTGACTATCTTTTTATCAAAAATGGTTATGGCTCTCACACAATAAGTGTGGTTGATTCTGGTATTGAAATTGTTGATCCTTCTTCAACAGAACTTGATTTAATTTTAGATCAAAGTGGAGGCGCTTCTTTTACTCTACAAAGTTTTTCTGGTGCAAAAATTGGAATGGTTGATGGTGGAACTTATACCTATGGCTTAAAACACAAAAATATTGAGAATGAAGAGGGAAAAGTTTGGTATTTATCTGCAGTTTACATGGATAGAGCGCCAAGAGGACCACGGAGGATAAGCAGATCTGCCCGGCATTTAAGTCAAAATCAACCAGTTTCTTCTCTTTCAACGCTTACAAATACACAAGAGCATGCGATTAAATTACCTCGTCAAAGAGAAAACCGTCGAAATTCGAATTCAAAATCCTCAACTTCTGTTTCTTCAATTGTTTCAAATCTGGGAAGTCAAATGATTAAAGGAGCCGTTCCAACAGTTTCACATCCTCTTTCTGGTGACAAACAACAGATGGCTGTTTCAGCTTCTTCTCAAGTTTTAGCCGATCAGATGACTTTGCGTCCAAGCAATCAGAAGCAACCTTCTCCACAATTGAGTGAGACACTTTCAGGTTCTCAGTTTTTAACCACGCCTTCTACAGATGCAGTTTTGTCTATGTCTGTAGCGCCAGCGATGATGTTTCACAATGAAATGCAAAGCGTGCGTTCGGGAAGAGGAATTCTAGATCACAGTAAAAAGAATACGGCTTTATGGAGCTATGCGATTAAAGCAAAAGAGAGCATAGCAACAGAGCATATAGATTTTAAGCTCGATCAGACAGGGATCGTTTTAGGGATCAATGGCTTAAGCGAGTGGGAAAATGGAGAATTTTATATAGGTGGTTTTGGCAGTTATGATCGTGTCCGTGTTGCGCATGCACGGGGGGGCACCAGTGGTATCAATAGTTATGGCATTGGGGCTTATGTCACTTATTTAGATCATAGTGGATGGTATCTGGATGCTCTTTTAAAATATAACCATTATCAAAATACCCTAAAGGCTGTTTCCACGAATGGTTTAGGGATTGAAGGAACTTATACGCAATGGGCTGTGGGAACTTCTTTTGAAGCCGGTTATCGACTTCAGACGTCTAAGAGTAGTTGGTTGCAGCCTTATGGACAATTTACTTGGTTGCAAGTTGAGGGAAAAGAAATCAAGTTATCGAATGACATGAGAGGTGATATACGTCCCTTCACTTCATTGCGCAGTGAGGTTGGTCTGTCTTTAGGGTATGAATTTGGCTCTGGCATGGCTTCTTCCTCACAGGCATATATTACCGCAGCATGGATGCGTGAGCATAAAGATGAGAATCAAACGGTGATTAATGAACGCCATGCATTTACGAGCGATTTATCGGGTAATGCGGGTAAATTAGGGATAGGTTTGAGCAGTTTTGTGAGTGAGAAGTTAAAGTTATATGGAGAGGCTCATTATGTTAAAGGGCGTAAAACAAAACAGTCTCTTCAGGGAATTATAGGAGTACGCTATCATTTCTAA
- the bafA gene encoding BafA family autotransporter, producing the protein MATQYKWKRNFWILMLSSCFVQAASASEGGASLFCQSSSYENDQVFQDQYNEDMKTGRCILGASNDGIVRTRNELGFLKKPSDFTLVKGTRIFASQQEFDSSHHNNVGYNAHEQNTTFLKKPELIFIKDGALLENYVLDNEGKAYISNDGEIDSPGRSIDNTVKNGAQLYVYAGGLSENSKIEHGGIENVQALKGKQGFSKNAVVKEGGQQSVGNGGKVEGTKIYGGEQLVFGEGDVGGEIKGSSASHTVIYGQDEILGQQKVYDGGKVWNTKVMRGGIQEVGKKSEDAKNSGFAFDTEVFAGGKQHILKGGQAIGVTLNENAIQEIDTDGSVKNLTMNDETKSWVHAGATLEGKTQVNHSGQLHLYAGNEQHRTTVEDILLNGKETKLYSLTDESDGKSSLIQKLGGEGSVIFAFTGSDPYYSQLHVNNLSGSLHFAFNTTIAHSRGDYLFVEKGAGNHTISVADSGVEITEPFSNKRDLITDQSGGAHFTLTDLKGENINALDGGTYMYGLKERKGENGKVWFLSADRLSGPENSIPDPTNPFIPGGTLTTPSTDAVLTLSVVPGLIFNNELQIVRNGRKIWNRNRKDIELWTYGIKSRERIATGHTHFKLGQTGLVFGADQLNELRHGELYVGGFGSYDQARVSHAREGDSDLSSYSIGTYATYFDHRGWYMDGVLKYNYYKDNLKAISTNGLVIQSHYNQWAIGGSFEIGCYFEPAPNTWMQPYIKLTGLQVEGKKIKLSNGMVGDLSPLVSFRSEVGLTAGHEFFVNSETSLTAYIMAAWLRENINNNHATINNQYKFITDLSGSAGKLGIGLNSSVNDNLTLYAEAYYLKGHKIKNALQGILGLRYSF; encoded by the coding sequence ATGGCTACACAATATAAATGGAAACGAAATTTTTGGATACTCATGTTGAGCAGCTGTTTTGTACAGGCTGCTTCTGCAAGTGAGGGGGGGGCATCGCTTTTTTGTCAATCTTCGAGTTATGAAAATGATCAAGTATTTCAGGATCAATACAATGAAGATATGAAAACGGGAAGATGCATCCTTGGAGCATCGAATGATGGCATTGTAAGAACGCGCAATGAATTAGGCTTTTTAAAAAAGCCTAGCGATTTTACCCTTGTTAAGGGTACTAGAATATTTGCAAGCCAGCAGGAGTTTGACAGCAGTCATCATAACAATGTTGGGTATAATGCACATGAACAAAATACTACGTTTCTTAAAAAACCAGAGCTTATCTTCATTAAAGATGGGGCACTGCTTGAAAATTATGTCCTTGATAATGAAGGTAAAGCATACATTTCCAATGATGGTGAGATTGATAGTCCAGGGCGGTCTATCGATAACACGGTAAAAAATGGTGCGCAGCTTTATGTGTATGCAGGAGGTCTCAGTGAGAATAGTAAAATTGAACATGGTGGAATTGAAAATGTTCAGGCTTTAAAGGGCAAACAAGGCTTTTCAAAAAATGCTGTCGTTAAAGAAGGCGGACAACAAAGTGTTGGAAATGGAGGAAAAGTAGAGGGGACTAAAATTTATGGTGGGGAGCAGCTTGTTTTCGGAGAGGGGGATGTTGGAGGAGAGATTAAAGGGAGTAGCGCTTCTCATACAGTCATTTATGGTCAAGATGAAATATTAGGCCAACAAAAAGTATATGACGGGGGTAAAGTTTGGAATACAAAAGTTATGCGAGGGGGCATCCAAGAGGTTGGAAAAAAGTCTGAAGATGCAAAAAATAGTGGTTTTGCATTTGATACAGAAGTTTTTGCTGGTGGTAAACAGCATATCTTAAAAGGCGGTCAGGCTATTGGAGTCACTTTAAATGAGAACGCTATTCAGGAAATAGATACGGATGGATCTGTAAAAAATCTAACAATGAATGATGAAACAAAATCATGGGTGCATGCTGGAGCGACATTAGAAGGTAAAACACAGGTAAATCATTCTGGGCAGCTTCATCTTTATGCTGGGAATGAACAACATCGCACCACAGTAGAGGATATTCTTTTAAATGGAAAAGAGACAAAACTGTATTCACTCACGGATGAGTCTGATGGAAAAAGCTCTTTAATACAAAAATTAGGTGGTGAGGGAAGTGTTATTTTTGCGTTTACAGGTTCTGATCCCTATTATTCTCAGCTTCATGTGAATAATCTTTCAGGAAGTTTACATTTCGCGTTCAATACCACCATTGCTCATAGCCGTGGTGATTATCTCTTCGTTGAGAAAGGGGCTGGGAATCATACGATTAGTGTTGCTGATTCTGGCGTTGAAATCACGGAACCTTTTTCAAACAAGCGTGATTTAATTACGGATCAAAGTGGTGGAGCGCATTTTACGCTGACAGATCTTAAGGGCGAAAATATTAATGCCCTTGATGGTGGAACTTATATGTATGGTCTGAAAGAAAGAAAGGGTGAAAATGGAAAAGTTTGGTTTTTATCTGCAGACCGTCTCAGTGGACCGGAAAACTCTATTCCAGATCCTACAAATCCGTTCATTCCTGGGGGAACATTAACCACTCCTTCTACGGATGCAGTGTTAACGTTGTCTGTCGTCCCTGGACTTATTTTTAACAATGAATTGCAAATTGTCCGGAATGGTAGAAAAATTTGGAACAGAAATAGAAAAGATATCGAGCTATGGACTTATGGGATTAAGAGCAGAGAACGCATTGCGACAGGCCATACACACTTTAAGCTTGGGCAGACAGGTTTAGTTTTTGGTGCTGATCAGTTGAATGAATTAAGGCATGGAGAATTATATGTTGGTGGTTTCGGTAGTTATGATCAAGCACGTGTTTCCCATGCACGAGAGGGGGACAGTGATTTAAGCTCTTATAGCATTGGAACTTACGCAACTTATTTTGATCACCGTGGATGGTATATGGATGGTGTTTTGAAATATAATTATTATAAAGATAATTTGAAAGCCATCTCAACAAATGGTTTAGTAATTCAAAGTCATTACAATCAATGGGCAATCGGTGGATCATTTGAAATTGGTTGTTATTTTGAACCGGCGCCAAATACTTGGATGCAGCCTTATATCAAGCTAACAGGTCTCCAGGTTGAAGGTAAAAAAATAAAACTTTCCAATGGAATGGTCGGTGATTTAAGTCCATTAGTTTCATTCCGTAGTGAAGTTGGATTGACAGCAGGACATGAATTCTTTGTGAATTCAGAAACTTCATTAACAGCTTATATAATGGCAGCTTGGTTGCGTGAGAATATAAATAATAATCATGCGACAATTAATAATCAGTATAAATTTATCACAGACTTATCGGGTAGTGCGGGTAAATTAGGGATTGGTTTAAACAGTTCGGTCAATGATAACCTAACACTTTATGCGGAAGCATATTATTTAAAAGGACATAAGATTAAAAATGCTCTTCAAGGTATTTTAGGATTGCGCTATAGTTTCTAA